In the genome of Leptospira inadai serovar Lyme str. 10, one region contains:
- a CDS encoding LA_0442/LA_0875 N-terminal domain-containing protein, with protein MKRLCSKVVICLCLLLPCTFILAEQQSVFLRNGKILKGEIINQTATAIQLKLQDGSVVEIIKASILRISFRDPPPPKQEEKVEPSPEELEAARKLEEETAAKLVEDAKRNALAEEKKAKRQKEIDDAKRHSLEFYTGFGQGSYHYQTLDYYEKFSNFVALTNNGTGPIFGSPQTKGKTPLSVSLRYSLNRFVLEAGGFSFQNTVTQAAPGTVNSAGPGTPNQPILAQGTFPETFKQIYAQISYSVYPHPKYDVRPILGYQSVWQKSPDTSTFAFSPAIPGTNNLTEKREMIVADHLHGPSFGIAFDTKLGEKWEARTEIQAYSLKGDSQGNFNNYSMISNSGSNTYSYFDSFRLLNEWSAKGSSISGKLIYKWKYGIRFWVGFQSTKIQYALKSTRVEITQNNPESPGELLLQQIIVNSVTQGYAGASTTSAIFFGVGYSLDFKK; from the coding sequence ATGAAACGATTGTGCTCCAAGGTAGTGATTTGCTTATGTTTACTTCTCCCTTGCACATTCATACTTGCGGAACAGCAATCCGTCTTCCTCCGCAACGGAAAAATTTTGAAAGGAGAAATAATCAATCAGACTGCGACGGCTATTCAGCTTAAGCTCCAGGACGGAAGCGTGGTAGAAATTATTAAAGCATCGATTCTTAGAATTAGTTTCAGGGATCCTCCTCCTCCCAAGCAGGAGGAAAAAGTCGAGCCTTCTCCTGAGGAACTAGAAGCGGCGCGGAAACTTGAGGAGGAAACGGCCGCCAAGCTAGTCGAAGACGCCAAGCGAAACGCGCTTGCGGAAGAGAAAAAGGCAAAACGACAGAAGGAAATCGACGATGCTAAGCGCCACAGTTTGGAATTTTATACGGGATTTGGACAAGGATCCTATCATTATCAAACTTTAGATTATTACGAAAAGTTTTCGAACTTCGTCGCTTTAACCAATAACGGAACAGGCCCGATATTCGGATCTCCCCAAACAAAAGGGAAAACTCCTTTGAGTGTGTCTTTACGCTATTCGTTGAATCGATTCGTGCTGGAAGCAGGAGGATTTAGTTTTCAAAACACTGTGACCCAGGCTGCACCCGGGACGGTAAATTCTGCCGGTCCGGGTACGCCAAACCAACCGATTTTAGCGCAGGGCACATTTCCGGAAACATTCAAACAAATTTACGCTCAGATTTCATACAGCGTTTATCCTCATCCGAAGTACGATGTGAGACCGATCCTAGGGTATCAAAGCGTTTGGCAAAAATCTCCCGACACATCCACATTCGCGTTTTCACCCGCAATTCCCGGAACCAACAATTTAACGGAAAAAAGAGAGATGATCGTTGCGGATCATCTTCATGGTCCCTCGTTCGGAATCGCATTCGACACGAAGTTAGGAGAGAAATGGGAAGCAAGAACGGAAATTCAGGCGTATTCCTTAAAAGGAGATTCTCAAGGAAATTTTAATAATTACTCGATGATCTCGAATTCCGGCTCTAATACTTATTCCTATTTCGACTCGTTTCGACTCCTGAACGAGTGGTCCGCAAAGGGTTCTTCAATTTCAGGAAAATTAATATACAAATGGAAATATGGAATTCGATTCTGGGTAGGTTTTCAATCCACCAAAATACAGTATGCTCTCAAAAGCACTCGAGTGGAAATTACCCAAAATAATCCTGAATCGCCCGGCGAATTGCTGCTACAACAAATTATCGTGAACTCGGTCACCCAAGGATATGCAGGTGCGAGTACTACTTCGGCGATCTTTTTCGGAGTCGGATACTCCCTTGACTTCAAAAAATAA
- a CDS encoding ABC transporter ATP-binding protein, with protein MNVYRRLLGYSFKYKYRLLTGIVLSFLVSILNGASLTSIIPIFDTIGKGGKTEFEISLTKKDKLLLERKSSGETLTGLDQIEGYLASAKVKTNEYLHSLSKDQLVLLFCWIIFPVYVAKLVFLAGAVYCINSAGYLAVRDLREELYSKAQELPLNQFVQEKTGIFMSRIINDVEVLAKLISSDLKDAITDFFYIVTHLAFLLFLSWKMFLAVIVVVPLVMGPVSAFADRIRRATRNQQERLSSLNGHLQEVISGIRVIRAFSMEKTEASRFWDINKDLSEKTFKGHFYHQIGPSLVELSSSIVAVIFLSFGAYLMEEEDFSLGKFMVFFLTLVFLTRPFKQMGMLSNSIQSAVAAGERVFDLLDSETDIQQPKNPIVPKRLAKELKFENVSYSYPGTKNPAISDLDLVIPRGATVALVGASGAGKSTIVDLIPRLIDPTEGKITWDGIDLRKLDLATLRKKISIVNQQVFLFNGSIRENICYGSSNVTEEKLREAADLAFATEFILSFEDGFETTVGERGVMLSGGQRQRISIARALLNNPEILILDEATSALDTESERVVQQALESLYKNRTVVIIAHRLSTVQIADTIFAMENGCVVESGSHSELMQTDGKYKKLYEMQFAESPV; from the coding sequence ATGAACGTCTATAGACGCCTCTTGGGGTATTCCTTCAAGTACAAATACAGATTACTGACCGGTATTGTCTTATCTTTCCTCGTTTCGATTCTAAACGGGGCTTCCCTGACTAGTATCATCCCTATTTTCGATACGATCGGAAAAGGAGGCAAAACCGAATTCGAGATCTCTCTTACCAAAAAGGATAAACTGTTATTAGAACGAAAATCCTCCGGAGAAACTCTAACCGGTTTAGATCAGATCGAAGGATATCTGGCTTCGGCCAAAGTTAAAACCAACGAATATCTGCATTCCCTATCGAAAGATCAGTTGGTCCTATTATTTTGCTGGATCATTTTTCCGGTTTACGTTGCAAAATTGGTCTTTCTTGCCGGAGCCGTATATTGCATCAATTCCGCGGGATATTTAGCCGTTCGAGATCTTCGCGAAGAGCTGTATTCCAAAGCCCAGGAACTCCCACTCAATCAATTTGTGCAGGAAAAGACCGGTATCTTCATGAGCAGAATCATCAACGATGTGGAGGTTCTCGCTAAACTGATAAGTTCGGATTTAAAGGATGCGATTACCGATTTCTTTTATATCGTCACCCACCTTGCTTTCTTACTTTTTTTAAGCTGGAAAATGTTCTTAGCGGTAATCGTCGTCGTTCCGTTGGTAATGGGTCCTGTCTCCGCGTTTGCCGATCGGATTCGTCGCGCGACAAGAAATCAACAGGAAAGATTATCTTCCCTAAACGGACACTTGCAGGAAGTCATTTCCGGCATTCGCGTTATTCGTGCCTTCTCCATGGAGAAGACGGAAGCTTCTAGATTTTGGGACATTAACAAGGATTTATCCGAAAAAACGTTTAAGGGACATTTCTATCATCAGATCGGTCCCTCTCTCGTCGAGCTATCCAGTTCCATAGTTGCCGTTATTTTTCTGAGTTTTGGAGCCTATCTGATGGAGGAGGAGGATTTCTCGCTCGGAAAGTTTATGGTCTTCTTCCTTACCTTAGTTTTCCTAACGCGACCCTTTAAGCAAATGGGAATGCTCTCCAACTCGATTCAAAGCGCGGTGGCCGCGGGAGAAAGAGTCTTTGACTTACTCGATAGCGAAACCGATATTCAACAGCCCAAAAATCCGATCGTACCGAAACGTCTGGCAAAAGAGCTCAAATTCGAAAACGTCAGTTATTCCTACCCGGGTACAAAAAATCCGGCTATATCCGACTTGGATTTGGTAATTCCGAGAGGAGCAACAGTCGCCCTCGTGGGAGCTTCGGGTGCGGGAAAATCCACGATCGTGGATTTAATTCCCCGATTGATCGATCCGACGGAAGGGAAGATTACCTGGGACGGCATCGACTTAAGAAAATTGGATTTAGCGACCCTGCGCAAGAAAATCTCGATCGTAAACCAGCAAGTATTCCTCTTTAACGGAAGCATTCGGGAGAATATATGTTACGGAAGCTCGAACGTTACGGAAGAAAAATTAAGAGAGGCGGCCGACCTAGCCTTCGCGACCGAGTTCATCCTTTCTTTTGAAGACGGATTCGAAACGACCGTCGGTGAACGAGGAGTCATGCTTTCCGGCGGACAAAGGCAAAGAATATCGATTGCGAGGGCTTTATTAAATAATCCTGAAATTCTAATTTTAGACGAAGCCACCTCGGCCTTGGACACGGAATCGGAAAGAGTCGTTCAACAAGCTTTGGAATCGCTATATAAAAACAGGACCGTTGTGATAATTGCGCACCGCTTATCGACTGTGCAAATCGCCGATACCATATTTGCCATGGAGAACGGTTGCGTCGTCGAATCCGGTAGTCACTCCGAATTGATGCAAACGGACGGAAAATATAAGAAACTCTACGAAATGCAATTCGCAGAATCCCCGGTTTAA
- a CDS encoding ABC transporter substrate-binding protein codes for MFFPPQPFSLAFLVLSLLFYDCGKGIDRQEELIFSLPSEPISLDPIRSTDLSSRTILKYLYPSLFSADRQGKITPALAKSYRVLPGSSDGTRILEITIHPSKAADGKSIDANVVLASLNRLRNISGPKRSAYSFLTGGGIKNSHTVSLSFRGGLREALEKLALPQAAIYCGPPEKGCGDFSLKEWKRNNFLRLTANDNRSTAIAPELLFRILPQATTGIFLYTKGQLDLMRLPNFLLRNGNVKEDSILVRKGGGVQYIAINGKEPCFDRNFRKAINYAIDKRTILKVLLEGKGEVSIGPFPRSIAKEFLGSDIEELYPYNIQKAKYFLEKSACYPEILEKELDFRMRGDEENQANGSALARYLRDIGLKVKIHPMEKAPLYKENGEGKGDLTLLFWYADLPLAWNFIDPLFAGDRFGNGGNRSFYFNKEMEDLLTEVRRADTMNLASFDRKALAIVGEDAPWIFLWSPYELYLTGDRIRKLTDRLSDLP; via the coding sequence ATGTTTTTTCCTCCTCAACCCTTTTCCCTAGCTTTCCTTGTTTTGTCCCTTCTTTTTTACGATTGCGGAAAAGGCATAGATAGGCAGGAAGAACTTATATTCTCATTACCGTCGGAACCTATCTCTTTGGATCCGATTCGATCTACGGACTTATCCTCTCGGACCATTCTCAAGTATCTGTATCCAAGCTTATTTTCCGCGGACCGGCAGGGAAAAATTACGCCGGCTCTGGCAAAATCCTATCGAGTCTTACCGGGCTCTTCCGATGGGACTCGCATTCTCGAGATAACGATTCATCCGAGTAAAGCGGCGGATGGAAAATCGATCGATGCGAATGTCGTACTCGCTTCCCTAAATCGTTTGCGAAACATTTCCGGGCCTAAGCGAAGTGCTTATTCCTTTTTAACGGGAGGAGGGATAAAGAATTCGCATACGGTGAGTTTATCTTTCAGAGGAGGTTTAAGGGAGGCACTCGAGAAACTGGCGCTTCCGCAGGCTGCGATTTATTGCGGTCCTCCGGAGAAAGGGTGCGGCGATTTTTCGTTAAAAGAATGGAAACGAAATAATTTTTTACGTTTAACCGCAAATGATAATCGCAGCACGGCGATTGCGCCTGAACTTTTATTCAGGATTCTTCCTCAAGCGACTACCGGGATCTTTCTGTATACGAAAGGGCAACTCGACTTAATGCGTCTTCCGAATTTCCTGCTCAGAAACGGAAACGTTAAAGAAGATTCGATCTTGGTTCGAAAGGGTGGAGGAGTTCAGTATATTGCGATTAACGGAAAAGAACCTTGTTTTGATCGAAATTTCAGGAAAGCGATAAATTACGCGATCGATAAGAGAACGATTTTGAAAGTCCTGTTGGAAGGAAAGGGAGAAGTCTCGATAGGCCCGTTTCCACGATCGATCGCTAAGGAATTTCTCGGCTCGGATATTGAAGAATTATATCCTTATAATATTCAAAAAGCTAAATATTTTTTGGAAAAATCCGCCTGTTATCCCGAAATTCTGGAAAAAGAGCTCGATTTTCGGATGCGCGGAGACGAGGAAAATCAAGCGAACGGTTCTGCGCTTGCGCGCTATCTTCGCGATATCGGGTTGAAAGTGAAAATTCATCCGATGGAAAAAGCGCCCTTATATAAGGAAAACGGGGAAGGAAAGGGAGACTTGACGCTTCTTTTTTGGTACGCGGACCTTCCCCTAGCCTGGAATTTTATAGATCCTCTTTTTGCCGGCGATCGTTTCGGAAACGGCGGAAACCGATCCTTTTATTTCAATAAAGAAATGGAGGATTTATTAACCGAAGTGAGGCGGGCAGACACGATGAATCTCGCAAGTTTCGATAGAAAGGCGCTGGCGATCGTGGGCGAGGACGCGCCTTGGATTTTTCTCTGGTCTCCCTATGAGCTTTATCTAACCGGAGATCGCATTCGGAAACTCACGGATCGTCTGTCCGATCTTCCTTAG
- a CDS encoding HesA/MoeB/ThiF family protein — protein MLSPEELSRYSRNILLDEVRRAGQEKLKSSRICIVGAGGLGSPALLYLAASGVGNIKIIDSDTIDTTNLQRQIVYRHSDIGRSKAETARQHAQELNPYIRIQGETIRLTAENAEESLSGFDLVLEGSDNFDTKFLINDTCVRLKIPLITAGVLRFEGMVMGIRPNQDACFRCVYEAEPPAEAVPSCSEAGVIGSVAGIIGSIQSTEAVKFLLGFHNAGEDGLFGNMIQVETKTMQFRKIPLLPRPDCPSCSHT, from the coding sequence TTGCTAAGTCCGGAAGAACTCAGCCGCTATTCCCGGAACATCCTGCTCGACGAAGTTCGAAGAGCAGGACAAGAGAAACTTAAGTCTTCTAGAATATGTATCGTCGGAGCCGGAGGTCTTGGGTCTCCCGCTTTGCTATATCTGGCCGCTTCGGGGGTCGGAAATATAAAGATCATCGATTCGGATACGATCGACACGACCAATCTTCAAAGACAAATCGTCTATCGGCATTCCGATATCGGGCGGTCGAAGGCGGAGACCGCTCGACAACATGCACAAGAACTGAATCCGTATATAAGAATTCAGGGTGAAACGATTCGTCTGACCGCAGAGAACGCGGAAGAATCGCTTTCGGGATTCGATTTGGTTTTGGAAGGTTCGGATAATTTCGACACCAAGTTCCTAATTAACGATACTTGCGTTCGTCTAAAAATTCCGCTTATAACCGCCGGTGTATTGCGATTTGAAGGGATGGTTATGGGAATTCGACCGAATCAAGACGCTTGCTTTCGATGCGTCTACGAAGCGGAGCCTCCTGCGGAGGCCGTTCCTTCCTGCTCCGAGGCGGGGGTGATTGGGAGCGTTGCGGGGATCATCGGTAGTATCCAATCCACTGAAGCCGTAAAATTTTTATTAGGTTTTCATAATGCCGGAGAAGACGGATTATTCGGGAATATGATTCAAGTCGAAACCAAAACGATGCAATTCCGAAAAATTCCTCTGCTTCCCAGGCCGGATTGTCCCAGCTGCAGCCATACATAG
- a CDS encoding LptF/LptG family permease codes for MELKIPKLQPRELLFKLKEEFFPPRILDRYVFSEFFKTFAGTCIMITALIFLNMVNTNLKDFSGTKAPKFHIWLYLAYSLPEIIASYSINMSVLFAVSFTIGQFSANKEIVAMMSAGVSFHRIVAPIVAFGFLLWLVVFLGTQFMVRPMNKLAKEEQKMITEGTGTLTNMVYQFHFKGKEGFYYIYFYDPVKDEIKGGFNYVKLTRDQIPEYVLSSLKAKYNPQMDIWKLTEVEETRFDEDLKVKSFERFPEKEYYLPEKPEYFKVPKGSVKEMNIFELSEEKDNRVRKGIGYGDVNIEEHSLFASPFLAVIVTLVGCVAGFFTKRVAGVASLGVTLIVILVYFVMSSAFTSVGENGVIPAWFAVWVTPAIFLSVLYGIYRRMRI; via the coding sequence ATGGAACTAAAGATTCCTAAACTTCAACCTAGAGAACTTCTATTCAAACTGAAGGAAGAGTTCTTCCCGCCCAGAATTTTAGATAGATACGTCTTTTCCGAGTTTTTCAAAACGTTCGCCGGGACCTGTATCATGATTACCGCGTTGATTTTTTTGAATATGGTCAACACCAATCTAAAAGATTTTTCCGGAACTAAGGCCCCTAAATTTCATATTTGGTTGTATCTTGCATACAGCCTGCCCGAAATCATCGCAAGCTATTCGATCAATATGTCCGTACTGTTTGCGGTTTCGTTTACGATCGGCCAATTTTCGGCCAATAAGGAAATCGTAGCGATGATGTCCGCGGGAGTCTCCTTTCATAGGATCGTCGCTCCGATCGTAGCGTTCGGATTTCTGCTTTGGCTCGTCGTATTCCTCGGGACGCAATTCATGGTGAGACCGATGAATAAACTCGCGAAAGAAGAGCAAAAGATGATTACCGAGGGAACCGGAACATTAACCAACATGGTCTACCAATTCCATTTCAAGGGTAAGGAAGGCTTTTATTATATTTATTTCTACGATCCGGTCAAGGATGAGATCAAGGGAGGTTTTAATTACGTTAAGCTGACCCGAGATCAGATTCCGGAATACGTACTTTCTTCCTTAAAAGCTAAATATAATCCGCAGATGGATATATGGAAATTAACGGAAGTGGAAGAGACCAGGTTCGACGAGGATTTAAAGGTGAAATCTTTCGAACGATTCCCGGAGAAAGAATATTATCTCCCTGAAAAACCCGAGTATTTTAAAGTTCCTAAAGGTTCCGTTAAGGAAATGAACATATTCGAACTTTCGGAAGAAAAGGACAATCGCGTCAGAAAAGGAATCGGATACGGAGACGTCAATATCGAAGAACATTCCCTTTTTGCCAGCCCCTTTCTGGCGGTTATCGTTACGTTAGTCGGATGCGTTGCCGGATTTTTTACAAAAAGGGTCGCGGGAGTCGCCTCCTTGGGAGTCACCTTAATCGTGATACTCGTCTATTTCGTAATGAGCTCCGCCTTCACTTCGGTGGGGGAAAACGGGGTTATCCCGGCATGGTTTGCCGTATGGGTCACGCCTGCGATCTTCCTAAGCGTACTCTACGGAATCTATCGAAGAATGAGAATTTAG
- the lpxK gene encoding tetraacyldisaccharide 4'-kinase encodes MLPLVLRIICFPILYLLSFVYRLLFLVDRKRKKPQKLRNAIVISVGNFSTGGTGKTPFTLHLVKLLHLAYPKIPLVILSRGYGGSKSESQRVTLNSLPEEVGDEPLLLKQNLPFAEVYTGKNRISSYDLYRKELQLTDDRKVFVILDDGFQHHRIVRDLELVLLDCTKIRTDRFLLPAGLLREPYSSVSRADILVASKYEDRLRNDLEEWCGKYLPKEIIKFSFIPNGFSAIGNPDRKERKPNSILHNKTVLAFSGIGNPEPFFESLRTIGAIVNPIRFPDHYPYSRKDIEELSRKAKEKDFLICTEKDAVKLTPFFGTKKDPRWLFLNLETKLENESLLMNRIASLKKMNI; translated from the coding sequence ATGCTTCCCCTCGTTCTCAGGATTATTTGTTTTCCGATACTTTACCTGCTTAGCTTCGTTTATCGCTTATTATTCCTGGTAGATCGTAAGCGCAAGAAACCGCAAAAATTGCGGAATGCGATCGTGATAAGCGTCGGAAATTTCAGTACCGGCGGTACGGGAAAAACACCTTTTACCTTGCATCTCGTAAAACTTCTGCACCTTGCTTATCCGAAAATTCCTCTGGTGATCTTAAGCAGAGGATACGGAGGCTCAAAGTCGGAGAGTCAACGGGTTACGTTAAATTCCCTGCCCGAGGAGGTCGGAGACGAGCCGCTTCTCCTGAAACAAAACCTGCCCTTCGCCGAAGTCTATACCGGAAAGAATCGAATTTCTTCCTACGATTTGTATCGAAAAGAACTACAACTTACCGATGACCGAAAGGTTTTTGTGATATTAGACGACGGATTCCAGCACCACCGAATCGTTCGGGACCTGGAACTAGTACTTCTGGATTGTACAAAAATTCGAACGGATCGGTTTTTACTACCGGCCGGTTTATTGAGGGAACCTTATTCCTCCGTAAGTAGGGCCGATATCTTGGTCGCATCCAAGTATGAGGACCGACTTCGGAACGATTTGGAAGAATGGTGCGGAAAATATCTTCCCAAGGAAATCATAAAATTCTCATTCATTCCGAACGGGTTTAGCGCAATCGGAAACCCGGACCGGAAAGAGCGAAAGCCTAATTCCATTCTTCATAATAAAACCGTATTGGCCTTCTCCGGTATCGGAAATCCCGAGCCTTTTTTTGAATCCCTAAGGACGATCGGCGCAATTGTAAATCCGATTCGCTTTCCGGACCATTACCCGTATTCGAGGAAGGACATCGAGGAATTATCGAGAAAGGCAAAGGAGAAAGATTTCTTAATCTGCACCGAAAAAGATGCGGTGAAATTGACGCCCTTCTTCGGAACGAAAAAAGATCCTCGCTGGCTATTTCTCAATCTGGAAACGAAATTAGAAAACGAATCGCTCCTGATGAACAGGATCGCTAGTTTAAAAAAAATGAATATATAG